The Aeromicrobium yanjiei genome includes a region encoding these proteins:
- a CDS encoding mannose-1-phosphate guanylyltransferase: MTPPDSLDSFHAVIPAGGAGTRLWPLSRAGRPKFLLDLDGSGRSLLQQTWDRLRELVPAERIHVVTGAAHADAICEQLPELTGLLVEPSPRDSMPAIGLAAAVIGASDPDAIIGSFAADHVIEGQEAFAAAITQAVAVAGTGLITTIGIAPTGPSTAFGYIESGRQLDVPGAPSAQAVAAFVEKPDAETAAAYVAGGAHSWNGGMFVTRTDVLLGHLARLQPGLHQGLAEIARAWGGDRQQDVLEATWPRLTKIAIDHAVAEPVSLEGGMAVVPGTFGWDDVGDFAALQDVGTGSSPDTVWVDASGLAIAADHTTIAVVGLDDVVVVRTADALLVTTRAHAQRVKDVVAELKERGRTDLV, from the coding sequence ATGACCCCGCCGGACAGCCTCGACTCGTTCCACGCCGTGATCCCCGCCGGAGGCGCCGGCACCCGGCTCTGGCCACTGTCGCGGGCCGGGCGACCCAAGTTCCTGCTCGACCTCGACGGCTCGGGGCGCTCGCTGCTCCAGCAGACCTGGGACCGCCTGCGCGAGCTGGTGCCGGCCGAGCGCATCCACGTCGTCACCGGCGCCGCGCACGCCGACGCGATCTGCGAGCAGCTGCCCGAGCTGACCGGTCTGCTGGTCGAGCCCTCGCCCCGGGACTCCATGCCCGCGATCGGGCTTGCCGCCGCGGTGATCGGCGCATCGGACCCCGACGCCATCATCGGCTCGTTCGCCGCGGACCACGTGATCGAGGGGCAGGAGGCGTTCGCGGCCGCGATCACGCAGGCCGTCGCCGTCGCCGGCACGGGCCTGATCACCACGATCGGCATCGCACCGACCGGTCCGTCGACCGCATTCGGCTACATCGAGTCAGGCCGGCAGCTCGACGTCCCCGGGGCGCCGTCCGCGCAGGCCGTCGCCGCCTTCGTGGAGAAGCCCGACGCCGAGACCGCGGCTGCGTACGTCGCGGGCGGCGCGCACAGCTGGAACGGCGGCATGTTCGTGACCCGCACCGACGTGCTGCTCGGTCACCTCGCGCGGCTCCAGCCCGGACTGCACCAGGGACTCGCCGAGATCGCCCGTGCCTGGGGAGGCGACCGACAGCAGGACGTCCTCGAGGCCACGTGGCCGCGCCTGACCAAGATCGCGATCGACCACGCAGTCGCCGAGCCGGTGTCCCTCGAGGGCGGCATGGCCGTGGTGCCCGGAACGTTCGGCTGGGACGACGTGGGCGACTTCGCCGCGCTGCAGGACGTCGGCACCGGCTCGTCCCCCGACACCGTCTGGGTCGACGCGAGCGGTCTGGCGATCGCGGCGGACCACACGACGATCGCCGTCGTCGGTCTCGACGACGTGGTCGTCGTGCGGACCGCCGACGCGCTGCTCGTGACGACCCGCGCGCACGCCCAGCGGGTCAAGGACGTGGTCGCCGAGCTCAAGGAGCGCGGCCGCACCGACCTCGTGTAG
- a CDS encoding fibronectin type III domain-containing protein translates to MHSRIGRACALGVLVLLYTSALTGPAQAGPRPAAPTGLKATTTHTSAVLTWKPARHATKYRACLTVARDKPCTRFSPTSSKRSWTVTGLKATADTDYYFRVTAGRGSRTRTSPLKGFNLKPPVVPDAPTGIRQAVSWSKATISWPAARNATSYSVCLSGNRGLTRCARTSAPSARRSVTFTGLRPTGGGDYFYRVRSHRGSRSAASAVHRIDLPSSQVRSVSPARGRATGSVTASWPAAVNAEWYQFQIAKNSAMTSTLRTVTTGRTTASQSNLTIGTTYYFRVRAINNPSKGKWSPVRALRLPSLPARINVLTYNLCGQDKCVTRANRMKSWSTRRAYAGRIARGSGADIIATQESHDKDTRFGRELPGFGLAAYYSAKSLFYNKSKYDLRRSGKVTLSAKRGKYAVWAELRDSASRTSVLVVDVHLQPFKGRALDDVRSSQTKVLLRKIASVNRDRLPVVYAGDFNSNKSNAQRRFPGGYDAPKRVFNAAGIVNSLSRATNPVHRTYNSANQAVNPPLRSSDHVDHIYIDPRISVRQWRVVVSMARNGRGYAKPFATDHNGVRAMLDVPGR, encoded by the coding sequence ATGCACTCTCGGATCGGTCGCGCCTGCGCGCTCGGCGTCCTCGTCCTCCTGTACACCTCGGCCCTCACGGGGCCCGCCCAGGCCGGTCCTCGGCCCGCGGCACCCACCGGGCTCAAGGCCACCACGACCCACACGTCGGCGGTCCTGACGTGGAAGCCGGCCCGGCACGCCACGAAGTACCGCGCATGTCTCACTGTCGCCCGCGACAAGCCGTGCACCCGGTTCTCCCCGACGTCGTCCAAGCGGTCCTGGACCGTGACCGGGCTCAAGGCCACCGCCGACACCGACTACTACTTCCGCGTCACGGCCGGTCGCGGGTCCAGGACCCGGACGTCACCGCTCAAGGGCTTCAACCTCAAGCCGCCCGTGGTGCCGGACGCCCCCACCGGGATCCGGCAGGCCGTCAGCTGGAGCAAGGCCACGATCTCGTGGCCCGCGGCCCGGAACGCGACGAGCTACTCGGTCTGCCTGTCGGGCAACCGTGGACTCACCCGGTGCGCCCGGACGTCCGCACCGTCGGCGAGGCGCTCCGTGACGTTCACAGGCCTGCGGCCCACCGGAGGTGGCGACTACTTCTACCGGGTCCGCTCCCACCGGGGCTCGAGGTCGGCGGCCTCCGCCGTGCACCGCATCGACCTGCCCTCGTCCCAGGTGCGCAGCGTCTCGCCGGCGCGGGGACGCGCGACCGGGAGCGTGACGGCCTCGTGGCCCGCAGCGGTCAACGCCGAGTGGTACCAGTTCCAGATCGCCAAGAACTCGGCCATGACGTCCACGCTGCGCACCGTGACGACGGGGCGCACCACCGCCTCGCAGTCCAACCTGACGATCGGCACGACGTACTACTTCCGCGTCCGGGCGATCAACAACCCCTCGAAAGGCAAGTGGTCCCCGGTCCGTGCGCTGCGCCTGCCCTCGCTGCCCGCACGCATCAACGTGCTGACGTACAACCTCTGCGGCCAGGACAAGTGCGTCACCCGCGCGAACCGCATGAAAAGCTGGTCGACCCGTCGCGCATACGCCGGGCGCATCGCGCGTGGATCTGGCGCCGACATCATCGCCACGCAGGAGTCGCACGACAAGGACACGCGGTTCGGGCGCGAGCTGCCGGGCTTCGGTCTCGCGGCGTACTACAGCGCGAAGTCGCTGTTCTACAACAAGTCGAAGTACGACCTGCGACGCTCGGGCAAGGTCACGCTGAGCGCGAAGCGGGGCAAGTACGCGGTGTGGGCCGAGCTGCGGGACTCCGCAAGCCGGACCTCCGTCCTCGTGGTCGACGTGCACCTCCAGCCGTTCAAGGGCCGGGCACTCGACGACGTCCGCAGCAGCCAGACCAAGGTGCTGCTGCGCAAGATCGCCTCGGTCAACCGGGACAGGCTGCCGGTCGTCTACGCGGGCGACTTCAACTCCAACAAGAGCAACGCCCAGCGACGCTTCCCCGGCGGGTACGACGCCCCGAAGCGGGTCTTCAACGCTGCGGGGATCGTCAACTCGCTCTCCCGGGCGACCAACCCCGTGCACCGCACGTACAACAGCGCGAACCAGGCCGTGAACCCGCCTCTGCGCAGCAGCGACCACGTCGACCACATCTACATCGATCCCCGCATCTCGGTGCGGCAGTGGCGGGTCGTGGTGTCCATGGCACGCAACGGCAGGGGGTACGCGAAGCCGTTCGCGACCGACCACAACGGGGTCCGCGCGATGCTCGACGTGCCGGGTCGATGA
- a CDS encoding asparaginase, producing MDVLAEVIRSGLVESRHRGVAVGVDPSGEVVWSMGDPGTVVFPRSANKPIQALGMLRAGLPLDGRLLALASASHSGEPFHLDAVREILALAGLEESALQTPPSYPLDPHEHAELLRGGGGRAPILMDCSGKHAAMLLTCVVNDWPTSTYLDVEHPLQLAITRTFTELTDGPPAVVGVDGCGAPLLATSLQQLARAIGRIVQEPEGSSGARLVEAMRAHPEYVSGTRRAELQLMRAVPELVAKSGAESVYVVGLPDGSAYALKIEDGAERPLYAVMNRALELAGIDAPLLRERPVVLGGGKQVGELRTTF from the coding sequence GTGGACGTTCTGGCAGAAGTGATCCGGTCCGGGCTCGTCGAGAGCCGTCACCGAGGTGTCGCCGTGGGGGTGGACCCGTCCGGCGAGGTCGTGTGGTCGATGGGCGATCCGGGGACCGTCGTGTTCCCCCGCTCGGCCAACAAGCCCATCCAGGCCCTGGGGATGCTCCGCGCGGGGCTGCCGCTGGATGGACGCCTGCTGGCCCTCGCATCGGCCAGCCACTCCGGCGAGCCGTTCCACCTCGACGCGGTGCGGGAGATCCTCGCGCTGGCGGGCCTCGAGGAGTCCGCGCTGCAGACGCCGCCGTCGTACCCGCTGGACCCGCACGAGCACGCGGAGCTGCTGCGCGGGGGAGGCGGCCGTGCGCCGATCCTCATGGACTGCTCGGGCAAGCACGCCGCGATGCTGCTGACGTGCGTGGTCAACGACTGGCCGACCTCGACGTACCTCGACGTCGAGCACCCGTTGCAGCTCGCGATCACCCGGACGTTCACCGAGCTCACGGACGGCCCGCCGGCCGTGGTCGGCGTCGACGGGTGCGGTGCCCCCCTGCTCGCGACCTCGCTGCAGCAGCTCGCCCGCGCGATCGGACGGATCGTGCAGGAGCCGGAGGGGTCGAGCGGCGCGCGGCTCGTCGAGGCCATGCGGGCGCACCCCGAGTACGTCAGCGGCACCCGCCGGGCCGAGCTCCAGCTGATGCGGGCCGTCCCGGAGCTCGTCGCGAAGTCCGGCGCCGAGAGCGTCTACGTGGTCGGCCTGCCCGACGGATCGGCGTACGCGCTGAAGATCGAGGACGGCGCCGAGCGCCCGCTGTACGCGGTGATGAACCGGGCGCTCGAGCTGGCCGGGATCGACGCCCCGCTGCTGCGCGAACGGCCGGTGGTGCTGGGCGGCGGCAAGCAAGTAGGAGAGCTGCGAACCACCTTCTGA
- a CDS encoding DUF2516 family protein, whose translation MFELQGGLLIVLSLLLFAAKGFALVDCVARQSSQFTYLETLPKRSWLIILSVSLVAHLIWWDPLQIFNLIGTVGSLVYLAQVRGSAH comes from the coding sequence ATGTTCGAGCTGCAGGGTGGCCTGCTCATCGTGTTGTCGCTGCTCCTCTTCGCGGCCAAGGGGTTCGCGCTGGTGGACTGCGTCGCGCGGCAGTCCTCGCAGTTCACCTACCTGGAGACCCTGCCCAAACGCAGCTGGCTCATCATCTTGAGCGTCTCGCTCGTGGCGCACCTGATCTGGTGGGACCCGCTGCAGATCTTCAACCTGATCGGGACCGTCGGGTCCCTCGTCTACCTCGCGCAGGTGCGTGGTTCCGCACACTGA
- a CDS encoding endonuclease/exonuclease/phosphatase family protein — protein MRIPVVGVLVGLLVLAGLQPAAAASTPGKVGLVSFVGANYSRTHDTTSLSLDWSDIRSAKKYQVFMSRSYSMSKAKTYTVRSSKITVSGLSRGRDYFFQVRGINGSKKGKKSTRVGRTTIVRPGPTKGMLAVRVMTYNLCSAVCDQKSTTRYPWVRTSATSPSPRQPAALERIAAASPDVLATQEAGELTTPPPGYAEAINVSAKRLYYKASRFDLADKPAYEYGSKDKNGCRATTAPDAQTGHVFLGWHAKGCRYAVWAELVEKSTGRHFLTFDVHTVAGTNSTAVTNRRAEMNLLFAAAAQVNTANLPVVFAGDFNSHKNRTPDVVGAAMKAHNFRDAYDLARTVERQHLNSYNNFKTAPVISYKWGDHVDHVYVNPWRSRVDAWRNIVLIGADGRLVKPIPSDHSPLVIDVRLG, from the coding sequence ATGCGCATCCCTGTCGTCGGCGTTCTTGTCGGCCTGCTCGTCCTCGCCGGGCTCCAGCCGGCCGCGGCCGCCTCGACCCCGGGCAAGGTCGGTCTCGTCTCCTTCGTCGGGGCCAACTACTCCCGCACCCACGACACGACGAGCCTGTCGCTCGACTGGTCCGACATCCGTAGCGCAAAGAAGTACCAGGTCTTCATGTCGCGTTCGTACTCGATGAGCAAGGCCAAGACCTACACGGTGCGCTCGAGCAAGATCACGGTCTCCGGCCTGTCGCGCGGACGCGACTACTTCTTCCAGGTGCGCGGCATCAACGGCAGCAAGAAGGGCAAGAAGTCGACCCGGGTCGGCCGCACCACGATCGTGCGCCCGGGCCCGACCAAGGGCATGCTCGCCGTCCGCGTCATGACGTACAACCTCTGCTCGGCGGTCTGCGACCAGAAGAGCACGACCCGCTACCCGTGGGTGCGGACCTCCGCGACCAGCCCCAGCCCCCGTCAGCCTGCGGCCCTCGAGCGCATCGCCGCCGCGAGCCCCGACGTGCTGGCCACGCAGGAGGCCGGCGAGCTCACGACCCCGCCGCCCGGCTACGCCGAGGCGATCAACGTGAGCGCGAAGCGGCTGTACTACAAGGCGAGCCGCTTCGATCTGGCCGACAAGCCGGCCTACGAGTACGGCAGCAAGGACAAGAACGGCTGCCGGGCCACCACGGCACCGGACGCGCAGACCGGGCACGTCTTCCTCGGCTGGCACGCCAAGGGCTGCCGCTACGCGGTCTGGGCCGAGCTGGTCGAGAAGTCCACCGGACGGCACTTCCTGACCTTTGACGTGCACACCGTGGCCGGCACCAACTCCACCGCGGTCACCAACCGCCGCGCGGAGATGAACCTGCTCTTCGCGGCAGCCGCACAGGTCAACACCGCCAACCTGCCGGTCGTGTTCGCGGGCGACTTCAACTCGCACAAGAACCGCACCCCCGACGTGGTGGGCGCCGCGATGAAGGCACACAACTTCCGCGATGCGTACGATCTCGCCCGCACCGTGGAGCGCCAGCACCTCAACAGCTACAACAACTTCAAGACTGCGCCTGTCATCAGCTACAAGTGGGGCGACCACGTCGACCACGTCTACGTGAACCCGTGGCGCAGCCGGGTCGACGCCTGGCGCAACATCGTGCTCATCGGCGCCGACGGCCGCCTGGTCAAGCCCATCCCCTCCGACCACAGCCCCCTGGTCATCGACGTGCGGCTCGGCTGA
- a CDS encoding alpha-ketoglutarate-dependent dioxygenase AlkB, which translates to MTDYYQGSLLDAGVEPQIARLAPERTLLSGGAWVDVQPGWISGSDDVFLSLQGQVPWRADSREMYDRVVDVPRLLAHYGTRDALPHPLLLTAREMLSDHYEPELGERFATAGLCYYRDGRDSVAWHGDRIGRGRTNDTMVAIVSLGAARRLSLRPSGGGPQIGFALGHGDLVVMGGSCQRTWEHAILKTARPVGPRISVQFRPRGVL; encoded by the coding sequence ATGACGGACTACTACCAGGGATCACTGCTCGACGCGGGTGTCGAGCCGCAGATCGCGCGGTTGGCGCCCGAGCGCACCCTGCTGTCCGGTGGTGCGTGGGTCGACGTCCAGCCGGGATGGATCAGCGGCTCCGACGACGTGTTCCTGTCCCTGCAGGGCCAGGTGCCGTGGCGCGCCGACAGCCGGGAGATGTACGACCGGGTGGTCGACGTGCCGCGCCTGCTGGCCCACTACGGCACCCGTGACGCGCTGCCCCACCCGCTGCTGCTGACCGCTCGCGAGATGCTGTCCGACCACTATGAGCCCGAGCTCGGCGAGCGGTTCGCGACGGCTGGCCTGTGCTACTACCGCGACGGCCGCGACAGCGTCGCGTGGCACGGCGACCGCATCGGCCGTGGCCGGACGAACGACACGATGGTCGCGATCGTCTCGCTCGGTGCCGCTCGTCGGCTGTCGCTTCGCCCGAGCGGTGGCGGGCCGCAGATCGGCTTCGCCCTCGGCCATGGCGATCTCGTGGTCATGGGCGGGTCGTGCCAGCGCACCTGGGAGCACGCGATCCTCAAGACCGCCCGCCCCGTCGGCCCGCGCATCAGCGTCCAGTTCCGCCCCCGCGGAGTCCTCTGA
- a CDS encoding helix-turn-helix domain-containing protein: MAKLNVQKTVGGLGDYLREQRGQAQMSLRQLAELADVSNPYLSQIERGLRRPSAEVLQQIAKALRISAESLYVRAGILDADESGARMVEDAIALDPQLTERQKTALLDIYRSFVGTEEATDTELAATVTEANQEEK; this comes from the coding sequence ATGGCCAAGCTGAACGTGCAGAAGACTGTCGGAGGACTCGGCGACTACTTGCGCGAGCAGCGTGGCCAGGCACAGATGTCGCTGCGACAGCTGGCCGAGCTCGCGGACGTCTCCAATCCGTACCTCAGCCAGATCGAGCGCGGCCTGCGCCGACCGTCGGCAGAAGTCCTGCAGCAGATCGCGAAGGCGCTCAGGATCTCGGCCGAGTCGCTCTACGTTCGCGCCGGCATCCTCGATGCCGACGAGAGCGGAGCGCGCATGGTCGAGGACGCCATCGCCCTCGACCCGCAACTCACCGAGCGTCAGAAGACCGCGCTGCTCGACATCTACCGCTCCTTCGTCGGCACCGAGGAAGCGACCGACACCGAGCTGGCCGCCACAGTGACAGAAGCCAACCAGGAGGAAAAATGA
- a CDS encoding fibronectin type III domain-containing protein, which yields MAGRRTRRGPRRLLIVLLCLAVVGALGVGLSRTYAEQERLEAPTGLTAKPLTPTSVELDWRGSDNAEEYVVRVGPDRALTRAVTAKVKARDDRRRTTLTLSDVRAAVPGVEQYYRVDAIKDGKVRSSRIARFRLKPAPVRRLKVTTVTPGGIKATWRRTPNARQFDVSIARDKRFTKKATTVRTLGTGRTFITNGLRPDTAYWIRVRAVNGDQVGAFTRPVTFTTGVRESSFRVGTWNVCSEKCSDYPSRARIMASFINANKIDIFGLQEAGGERVGATTNAIFTGGSQGFVRAEGGARARYIFYRSALFEQISGGSFPIGDGRDTTWAKFRTRDTGRTFYFVDVHLENGKSADANAKRSREMDVMLGRMAQINDTGTPMIYAGDFNSGTHRAADAPGVKMRAAGFANSFLQTKDVTNGRISTSHTFATTLLAAGAHVDHIWVSKDFDVESWAQLVRLDGGSYARPVTSDHNLLSAVVALDAAKASLGDPTPTTTVGELTP from the coding sequence GTGGCCGGACGGCGCACGCGGCGCGGACCTCGACGGCTGCTGATCGTGCTGCTGTGCCTCGCCGTGGTCGGCGCGCTCGGCGTCGGCCTGTCGAGGACGTACGCGGAGCAGGAGAGACTCGAGGCGCCGACCGGCCTGACCGCCAAGCCCCTCACGCCGACCAGCGTCGAGCTCGACTGGCGCGGATCCGACAACGCCGAGGAGTACGTCGTCCGGGTCGGTCCCGACCGCGCGCTGACCCGCGCCGTGACGGCCAAGGTCAAGGCGCGGGACGACCGGCGGCGCACCACGCTCACCCTCTCGGACGTCCGGGCCGCGGTCCCGGGCGTCGAACAGTACTACCGCGTCGACGCGATCAAGGACGGCAAGGTCCGTTCCTCGCGCATCGCCCGGTTCCGGCTCAAGCCGGCCCCGGTCCGCCGCCTCAAGGTGACCACCGTGACCCCCGGAGGCATCAAGGCCACCTGGCGCAGGACGCCGAACGCGCGACAGTTCGACGTGTCGATCGCGCGCGACAAGCGGTTCACCAAGAAGGCCACGACGGTGCGCACGCTCGGCACCGGCCGGACATTCATCACCAACGGACTGCGCCCCGACACCGCCTACTGGATCAGGGTGCGCGCCGTCAACGGCGACCAGGTGGGCGCCTTCACCAGGCCCGTGACGTTCACGACCGGTGTGCGCGAGTCGTCGTTCCGCGTCGGCACCTGGAACGTGTGCTCGGAGAAGTGCTCGGACTACCCCAGCCGGGCCCGCATCATGGCCTCGTTCATCAACGCCAACAAGATCGACATCTTCGGCCTGCAGGAGGCCGGTGGCGAGCGCGTCGGCGCGACGACCAACGCGATCTTCACGGGCGGCTCGCAGGGCTTCGTGCGGGCCGAGGGAGGTGCCCGGGCGCGCTACATCTTCTATCGATCGGCCCTGTTCGAGCAGATCAGCGGCGGCAGCTTCCCGATCGGCGACGGGCGCGACACCACCTGGGCGAAGTTCCGGACCCGCGACACCGGACGCACGTTCTACTTCGTCGACGTGCACCTCGAGAACGGCAAGAGCGCGGACGCCAATGCGAAGCGGTCGCGCGAGATGGACGTGATGCTCGGCCGGATGGCGCAGATCAACGACACCGGCACCCCCATGATCTATGCGGGCGACTTCAACTCCGGCACCCACCGCGCCGCGGATGCCCCGGGCGTGAAGATGCGGGCGGCGGGGTTCGCCAACTCGTTCCTGCAGACCAAGGACGTGACGAACGGCCGCATCAGCACGAGCCACACGTTCGCGACCACGCTCCTGGCGGCCGGCGCCCACGTCGACCACATCTGGGTCTCGAAGGACTTCGACGTCGAGTCGTGGGCCCAGCTGGTCCGGCTCGACGGCGGCAGCTACGCCAGACCCGTCACCTCCGACCACAACCTGCTCAGCGCCGTGGTCGCCCTCGACGCCGCGAAGGCGTCGCTCGGCGACCCCACCCCGACGACGACCGTCGGCGAGCTCACCCCGTGA
- a CDS encoding BCCT family transporter has product MSQSSTRTPWRERIDPIVFGVTAVIAVAFVLWGLISTSGLGSASSSAQKWVITNTGWLFVLASTFFVIFVIWLAASKYGRIPLGDDEEVPEFRTVSWVAMMFSAGMGIGLMFWGVAEPLSHYASPPPGMSEAESDAAMQTAMATTMFHWGLHPWAIYAVVGIAIAYGTFRKGRSQLISSAFAPLIGKRRAAGPIGRVIDVLAIFATLFGSAASLGLGALQIGSGLQYNGWVDNVGKVVLVVIIVVLTIAFIASAVSGVAKGIQWLSNTNMVLALVLALFVFVAGPTLLILNLLPTALGDYVSQMTEMASRTAASGDAAMEEWLAGWTIFYWAWWVSWTPFVGMFIARISRGRTIRQFVTGVLLVPTLVSLVWFAIFGGTAIDVQRRTGDLIDKAGAVDTDSALFAVLDHLPIAGVSTVLVMVLVGIFFVSGADAAAVVMGTLSEKGSIEPSRRTVVFWGAVMGGVAAIMLVVGGDDALNGLQQITIVAAVPFVLVMIALCIALYKDLQTDPMVVRGRLGRKMVETAVVTGVEEHDGEFVLVVERAEEEEPQ; this is encoded by the coding sequence ATGAGTCAGTCCTCCACGCGCACGCCGTGGCGTGAGCGCATCGATCCGATCGTCTTCGGGGTGACCGCCGTCATCGCAGTGGCCTTCGTCCTGTGGGGACTGATCAGCACGTCGGGCCTCGGCTCGGCATCGAGCAGCGCCCAGAAGTGGGTGATCACCAACACCGGATGGTTGTTCGTGCTGGCGTCCACGTTCTTCGTGATCTTCGTGATCTGGCTGGCGGCCAGCAAGTACGGACGCATCCCGCTCGGTGACGACGAAGAGGTGCCGGAGTTCCGTACGGTCTCGTGGGTCGCCATGATGTTCAGCGCGGGCATGGGCATCGGCCTGATGTTCTGGGGCGTCGCGGAGCCGCTCTCGCACTACGCGTCCCCGCCGCCCGGGATGTCCGAGGCCGAGTCCGACGCCGCGATGCAGACGGCGATGGCCACGACGATGTTCCACTGGGGCCTGCATCCGTGGGCGATCTACGCGGTCGTGGGCATCGCGATCGCGTACGGCACGTTCCGCAAGGGACGCTCGCAGCTCATCTCGTCCGCCTTCGCCCCGCTCATCGGCAAGCGCCGCGCGGCGGGACCGATCGGACGGGTCATCGACGTCCTCGCCATCTTCGCGACCCTGTTCGGTTCGGCGGCGTCGCTGGGCCTCGGTGCGCTGCAGATCGGCAGCGGCCTGCAGTACAACGGCTGGGTCGACAACGTCGGCAAGGTCGTCCTCGTCGTGATCATCGTGGTGCTCACGATCGCGTTCATCGCCTCGGCGGTGTCAGGCGTGGCCAAGGGCATCCAGTGGCTGTCCAACACCAACATGGTCCTGGCGCTCGTCCTGGCGTTGTTCGTCTTCGTGGCCGGCCCGACGCTGCTGATCCTCAACCTGCTGCCGACCGCGCTCGGTGACTACGTCTCGCAGATGACCGAGATGGCGTCCCGCACCGCGGCCAGCGGCGACGCGGCGATGGAGGAGTGGTTGGCCGGCTGGACGATCTTCTACTGGGCCTGGTGGGTGTCGTGGACGCCGTTCGTCGGCATGTTCATCGCTCGCATCAGCCGCGGGCGTACGATCCGGCAGTTCGTCACGGGCGTCCTGCTCGTGCCGACCCTCGTGAGCCTCGTCTGGTTCGCGATCTTCGGCGGCACGGCGATCGACGTCCAGCGCAGGACCGGCGACCTGATCGACAAGGCCGGCGCGGTCGACACCGACTCCGCGCTGTTCGCGGTGCTCGACCACCTGCCCATCGCGGGGGTCTCGACCGTCCTGGTCATGGTGCTGGTCGGCATCTTCTTCGTCTCGGGGGCCGATGCGGCAGCGGTGGTCATGGGCACCTTGAGCGAGAAGGGCTCGATCGAGCCGTCGCGCCGCACCGTGGTGTTCTGGGGTGCCGTCATGGGCGGCGTCGCGGCGATCATGCTCGTCGTCGGAGGCGATGACGCCCTCAACGGACTGCAACAGATCACGATCGTGGCGGCGGTGCCGTTCGTCCTCGTGATGATCGCGTTGTGCATCGCCCTCTACAAGGACCTGCAGACCGATCCGATGGTCGTGCGGGGTCGTCTCGGGCGCAAGATGGTCGAGACCGCGGTGGTCACGGGCGTCGAGGAGCACGACGGCGAGTTCGTCCTCGTCGTCGAGCGGGCGGAGGAGGAGGAGCCGCAGTGA